A stretch of the Conexibacter woesei Iso977N genome encodes the following:
- the lhgO gene encoding L-2-hydroxyglutarate oxidase → MSGTERIGVVGAGIVGLAVARRLAEADPGARVTVLDKEPAIAQHQTGHNSGVAHAGLYYAPGSLKARLCRRGMGLLKELCEARGLPYEECGKLVVARDAGEIGRLREIERRATENGVPDLAWLEGLDALQAVEPHVVGVAAVHSPRTAIVDFKAVAAALADDVRSGGGEILLGREVRAIENTNNEVRVTTGDGETYAFDRLFLCAGLQSDRVAQLAGDEAGPAIVPFRGEYMRLKADHTNLVRGLIYPVPDPAFPFLGVHFTRRVDGGVDIGPNAVLAFAREGYTLGRVVPRDLAATLRWPGFRRLAMRHWRMGLREMRGSVNGRAFVAEAQTFVPALGRGDVERAPAGVRAQAIDRDGSLVDDFRINTLGRVVAVRNAPSPAATSSLAIAEHVVDLARGAVPGVAAA, encoded by the coding sequence ATGAGCGGCACGGAGCGGATTGGCGTCGTCGGCGCCGGGATCGTCGGGCTGGCGGTCGCGCGGCGGCTGGCCGAGGCCGATCCGGGCGCGCGCGTGACCGTGCTCGACAAGGAGCCGGCGATCGCCCAGCACCAGACGGGGCACAACTCCGGGGTCGCGCACGCGGGGCTCTACTACGCGCCGGGGTCGCTGAAGGCGCGGCTGTGCCGGCGCGGGATGGGGCTGTTGAAGGAGCTGTGCGAGGCGCGTGGGCTGCCGTACGAGGAGTGCGGGAAGCTCGTCGTGGCGCGCGACGCGGGCGAGATCGGGCGGCTGCGGGAGATCGAGCGGCGCGCGACGGAGAACGGCGTGCCGGACCTGGCGTGGCTGGAGGGGCTCGACGCGCTGCAGGCGGTCGAGCCTCATGTCGTCGGCGTCGCCGCGGTGCACTCGCCGCGGACGGCGATCGTGGACTTCAAGGCGGTCGCGGCCGCGCTGGCCGACGACGTCCGCTCTGGCGGCGGGGAGATCCTGCTCGGGCGCGAGGTGCGCGCGATCGAGAACACCAACAACGAGGTCCGCGTCACGACCGGCGATGGCGAGACGTACGCCTTCGACCGGCTGTTCCTCTGCGCGGGGCTGCAGTCCGACCGCGTCGCGCAGCTGGCGGGCGACGAGGCCGGGCCGGCGATCGTCCCGTTCCGGGGCGAGTACATGCGGTTGAAGGCCGACCACACCAACCTGGTCCGTGGGCTGATCTACCCGGTGCCCGATCCGGCGTTCCCGTTCCTGGGCGTGCACTTCACGCGGCGCGTGGACGGTGGCGTGGACATCGGGCCCAACGCGGTGCTGGCGTTCGCGCGCGAGGGCTACACCTTGGGGCGCGTCGTGCCGCGCGACCTGGCGGCGACGCTGCGCTGGCCGGGGTTCCGGAGGCTCGCGATGAGGCACTGGAGGATGGGGCTGAGGGAGATGCGCGGGTCGGTCAACGGGCGCGCGTTCGTCGCCGAGGCGCAGACGTTCGTCCCGGCCCTGGGGCGCGGCGACGTCGAGCGCGCGCCCGCGGGCGTGCGGGCCCAGGCGATCGACCGCGACGGCTCGCTGGTCGACGACTTCCGCATCAACACGCTCGGGCGCGTGGTCGCGGTGCGCAACGCGCCGTCGCCGGCGGCGACGTCCTCGCTGGCGATCGCCGAGCATGTTGTGGATCTTGCCCGCGGCGCCGTGCCTGGCGTCGCCGCGGCCTGA
- a CDS encoding carbohydrate kinase family protein, producing MDGTIVVAGEALVDLVPGDGDVLAAHLGGGPFNVARAVGRSGGAVAYLGRLSTDHFGTRLRAALAGDGVDLSLAVSTPDPTTLALASVDEHGAASYAFYVEGTSAPGLQSAPDAVSRARVLCVGTLGLLYDPTASTLEALVLSAPRKQVIAVDPNIRPAAIPDERAYRARLGRIFTRADIVKASSDDLSWLAPGAAPADAMRTLLAPGATGFVTLGSDGALIIPPSGEVTHIPAPPVDIIDTIGAGDAFMGALLTHDLSNPTVATEAAVAAASAACTIAGAG from the coding sequence GTGGACGGCACGATCGTCGTCGCCGGCGAGGCGCTCGTCGACCTCGTTCCCGGCGACGGCGACGTGCTGGCCGCCCACCTGGGCGGCGGACCCTTCAACGTGGCGCGCGCCGTCGGCCGGTCCGGCGGCGCGGTCGCCTACCTGGGCCGCCTGTCGACCGACCACTTCGGCACGCGGCTCCGGGCGGCGCTGGCCGGCGACGGGGTGGACCTGTCGCTCGCGGTCTCGACGCCCGACCCGACGACCCTCGCGCTGGCCTCGGTCGACGAGCACGGTGCCGCGTCCTACGCGTTCTACGTGGAGGGCACGTCGGCACCCGGGCTGCAGTCGGCGCCCGACGCGGTCTCGCGTGCGCGCGTCCTCTGCGTCGGCACGCTCGGGTTGTTGTATGACCCGACAGCCTCGACCCTCGAGGCGCTGGTGCTGAGCGCGCCGCGCAAGCAGGTCATAGCGGTCGACCCCAACATCCGCCCCGCGGCGATCCCCGACGAGCGCGCCTACCGCGCGCGCCTGGGACGCATCTTCACCCGCGCCGACATCGTCAAGGCCTCCTCCGACGACCTCTCCTGGCTCGCCCCCGGAGCCGCGCCCGCCGACGCGATGCGCACCCTCCTCGCACCGGGCGCGACCGGCTTCGTCACCCTCGGTTCCGACGGCGCGCTGATCATCCCACCCTCCGGAGAGGTCACGCACATCCCGGCGCCCCCGGTCGACATCATCGACACCATCGGCGCCGGCGACGCCTTCATGGGCGCCCTCCTGACCCACGACCTCTCCAACCCAACCGTCGCCACCGAGGCCGCCGTCGCCGCGGCCTCCGCCGCCTGCACCATCGCCGGCGCGGGCTGA
- a CDS encoding NAD(P)/FAD-dependent oxidoreductase has protein sequence MNVLIAGGGVAGLEAALALRDLAGDRVDVTLISPEEHFVYRPMSTATPFGRGHAKTHRLADLAPQLGVRVVHDALMHVHTQAREIETRGGARLSYDALLVAIGAESVRAYDRPATWTPDSDPEVFGGLLRDIEEGYTKSVAFVVPPGSSWPLPAYELALMTAWDARGMGMDDVKITIYTPEDAPLGMFGPKASAALREDLEAVGIAVETATIVTEQDGELRKIPGNRPLEAQRTVALPTAAGPAIPGLPADQLGFILADRNGRVVSSPSVWAAGDAVSFPIKQGGLAAQQADAAAHSIAKLAGAPVEEQPFHPILRGVILTGRGQRWVRYARDAAPEGETERRALFWPPTKVAGTYLSPFLYALDSPSPGDDTPPTGAPIDLDLTTAIPATADALRAADRRTQS, from the coding sequence ATGAACGTCTTGATCGCAGGAGGCGGCGTCGCGGGGCTGGAGGCCGCGCTGGCGCTGCGCGACCTCGCGGGCGATCGCGTCGACGTCACGCTGATCAGCCCGGAGGAGCACTTCGTCTACCGGCCGATGTCGACCGCGACGCCGTTCGGACGCGGGCACGCGAAGACGCACAGGCTGGCGGATCTCGCGCCGCAGCTGGGCGTTCGCGTGGTGCACGACGCGCTGATGCACGTGCACACGCAGGCGCGGGAGATCGAGACGCGCGGCGGCGCGCGGCTGTCGTACGACGCGTTGTTGGTGGCCATCGGCGCGGAGAGCGTTCGCGCCTATGACCGGCCCGCGACGTGGACGCCCGACAGCGACCCGGAGGTCTTCGGCGGGCTGCTGCGCGACATCGAGGAGGGCTACACCAAGTCGGTGGCCTTCGTGGTGCCGCCGGGGAGCTCGTGGCCGTTGCCCGCGTACGAGCTGGCGCTGATGACCGCGTGGGACGCGCGCGGGATGGGGATGGACGACGTCAAGATCACCATCTACACGCCCGAGGACGCGCCGCTGGGGATGTTCGGGCCGAAGGCGAGCGCGGCGCTGCGCGAGGACTTGGAGGCCGTCGGCATCGCGGTGGAGACCGCGACGATCGTCACCGAGCAGGACGGCGAGCTGCGCAAGATCCCGGGCAACCGCCCGCTGGAGGCGCAGCGCACCGTGGCCCTCCCGACCGCCGCCGGCCCGGCGATCCCCGGCCTCCCAGCCGACCAGCTCGGCTTCATCCTCGCCGACCGCAACGGCCGCGTCGTGTCGAGCCCCAGCGTCTGGGCCGCGGGCGACGCCGTGTCGTTCCCGATCAAGCAGGGCGGCCTCGCCGCCCAGCAGGCCGACGCGGCCGCCCACTCGATCGCGAAGCTCGCCGGCGCGCCGGTCGAGGAGCAGCCCTTCCACCCCATCCTCCGCGGCGTGATCCTCACCGGCCGTGGGCAGCGCTGGGTCCGCTACGCCAGGGACGCCGCGCCCGAAGGCGAGACCGAACGCCGCGCCCTCTTCTGGCCGCCGACGAAGGTCGCCGGCACCTACCTCTCGCCGTTCCTCTACGCCCTCGACAGCCCCTCGCCCGGCGACGACACCCCACCCACCGGCGCCCCCATCGACCTCGACCTCACCACCGCCATCCCCGCCACCGCCGACGCCCTCCGCGCCGCCGACCGGCGCACGCAGTCATAG